Below is a window of Planctomicrobium piriforme DNA.
TTTTTTGAATCCCGATCCGGCGGTTCGTAAAAGGAACGTCGACCACACCATCCACTGTATTGAACTCGCGTATGCACTCGGCATCCCGACGATGCGGGTGAATACCGGCACCTGGGGAACAAGTAAGGACTTTGACGAACTGATGGCCAATCGGGGCATCGAGCCGGTTCGCGAAGGGTTCACCGAAGACATCGGTTTCCAATGGGTCATCGACAGCCTCCGGGAATGTCTGGACACGGCCGCGAAGTGCGGGGTCACGCTGGGACTGGAGAATCACTGGGGACTCGGACGCACCTCGGCCGGCGTGCTGCGAGTGGTGAATGCCATCAAGTCTCCGTGGCTGAAGGTGACGATGGACACCGGCAATTTCCTTGAAGACCCGTACAGCCAGCTCGAAGAGCTTGCGCCGGAAACCGTGCTGGTGCAGGCCAAAACTTATTTTGGCGGAGGGCACTGGTACACCTTGGAACTCGATTACCCTCGGATCGCCCGTCTGCTGCAAGAGCAGCACTATCGGGGATATGTGTCACTGGAGTTTGAGGGCAAAGCGCCCCCGCTGGAAGGGATTCCCCAATCGCTGCAATTGCTGAAACAGGCGTTCGCAAACTCGTAACGATTCTTCATTCGATCGACCAATTTTCAAGGGGAAGTGGGATGAACCATCTGGCAGAAGTGAACATGACCTATGCCCAGCATTGGAGCATGGCGACGAAAAACTCGGGGAAGCTTTCGATCGCATCGTGCGTGCTCTTCGTGCATGCCTGTTTGCCCTTTCTGTTCGAACGGACTGCTTCACGCATTCTGCGGTCAGTCGAACATTCCCTGCCGAAAGCAGGCACCCGGATTCTGGTGCGATTCAACACCAAGCATCGTGAAGATCCCGAAGGCCGCAGTTGGCGTGTGCTGGA
It encodes the following:
- a CDS encoding sugar phosphate isomerase/epimerase family protein, which encodes MQNLSRRELIACGVAGLAGLTGGAPLNAAEKTSPLPTTSSRVRFAVSTYSFWQFRNEDFHSVEKCIDLAGEMGFDGVEILHRQMEREDNDYLQLLKQRAFVNGLDLCGFSIHQGFLNPDPAVRKRNVDHTIHCIELAYALGIPTMRVNTGTWGTSKDFDELMANRGIEPVREGFTEDIGFQWVIDSLRECLDTAAKCGVTLGLENHWGLGRTSAGVLRVVNAIKSPWLKVTMDTGNFLEDPYSQLEELAPETVLVQAKTYFGGGHWYTLELDYPRIARLLQEQHYRGYVSLEFEGKAPPLEGIPQSLQLLKQAFANS
- a CDS encoding DUF6356 family protein; this translates as MNHLAEVNMTYAQHWSMATKNSGKLSIASCVLFVHACLPFLFERTASRILRSVEHSLPKAGTRILVRFNTKHREDPEGRSWRVLENGVETLAHVVSIAIPCETIREEVAGEVKYHFLCNGKVVWDGQNAKVVAS